The genomic segment TGCGCGGGATTTTGCGGCATGTGCGGGCAGGCCGCGCCGTCTGTGTGTTTGTCCACACATCCTGTTGATTTCCACCGGATTGAAGGCGGCTGACCGCGCGTTAGCTTCTGCACCACGACGATACTGTCGCATTTGAAACAGGAGTTACGCGATGAAAACGACACTGATGGCCGCAGCTCTGGCCTTCGCGGCCACCGGCGCCGTTGCCGCCCCCGTGCAATACGACCTCGATTCGAGCCACAGCCAGGTGGTGTTCACCTACGAGCACCTCGGCTATTCGACGACCTACGGCATGTTCTCGGGCTTCGAGGGCGAGATCATGTTCGACCAGGAAGACCCGGCGAATTCGTCGGTGGAAGTGTCGATGCCCGTGCGCTCGATGCTGACCGGCTGGGAAGAGCGTTTTCAGCACTTCATGTCGGATGACTTCTTCGGCGCGGAAGAGGGCGACATGATCACCTTCGTGTCGACCGGCATCGAGGTGACGGGCGAGGACACCGCGAACATCACCGGCGACCTGACCATCGGCGACACCACGCAGGAAGTCGTTCTGGACGCCACGCTGAACCAGGCGGGCACGCACCCGATGGCCAACAAGGAGTGGGTCGGCTTCGACGCCACGACCACGGTTCTGCGCTCGGATTTCGGGCTGGACAAGTTCGCGCCTGCGATCAGCGACGAGGTTCAGGTGATGATCTCGATCGAGGCCGGGAAGGCTGAGTAAGCTTTTCGGATTTCAGAGTTGATGGGGCCGCCGGGGACACCCGGCGGCCTTTTTGTTCGGGTGGACGGAATTTTTCAAAATTCCGTCTCGGAAAATTGGAATTTTCCGGACCGTTTTCTTCGAAGAAAACGGGGGCGTCGCTAGCCTGTCACCGGCGTGCGCACCCAGAGCAGCACCGCCAAGGCGATCAGCAGGCCCAGCCAGATCCCGCCGTTGATGAGGGAAGATCGGCGGGCCTGTTTCTTTTCGAACCAGGTGCGGGGGGTGATGCCGCGCGACAGCATCACGACCTGGGCCGCGAGGTTGACGCAGGCGACGTTGACGCAGAGGAGGAGCGCCGCGCCGAGGGCGAATTCGGGGTGCCCTGCGCCGAGGAAGAGGCCGATGGCGGCGGTGGGGGGCAGCAGCGCCACGGCGACCATCACGCCGACAAGCGCCGAGGAGAGGCCGGTGACGAGGGAAAGCGCCGCGGCGGCGCCGGAGGCCAAGGCGATGGCCATGCCGTCGAAGCCCACCTGCGTGCGGGACATGAGTTCCTTCGACGCCGCATCGACGGGCCAGACCGCGCCGATGAGCAGGCTGAGCCCGAGGGCCACGGCGATGCCGGCGGCGTTGGTGGTGATGGCGCGGCCCATGAGCTTGCCGTCGCCCAGGGCCACGCCCACCGCCAGCGCGAGGTTGGGGCCGAGAAGGGGGGCGATGACCATGGCGCCCACCACGACCGCGACGTTGTCGGCGATCATGCCGAAGGCCGCGACGACCGTGGAGAGCACCACGAAGACCAGGTAGTTGCGGTCGGTCTGGGCCTGTTTCCAGACGTTGTTGTAGATCTCCTCGCGCGACTGGCCGCCGCGGTTCTTGCGGGCGTCTTTTGTGGCGTCGTCTTCCTCTTCCTCCTTTTCTTTCTCGGGGAAGGGAATGGTGGTTTCCACGGGCAGGAGGGTGATGCGCCAGTCGTCGCGTGTGCCCATCAGGGATTGCAGGCGGTCGAGCAGGGCCTGGCGGTGGTCCTGCGTGGCGAGGATGTGGACGCAGACATGGTCGGTATTGTGGAGGTCGGCTGTTGCCGTGGTGCTCAGGGCCTCGTGCTCCTCCGCCTGCCGGAGGATATCCGGCAGGGCGTCTTTCGGGGCGGAGACGATGATCTGGCGCAGGCTCATGGCGCAAAGTGTTAGCGCATGGCTGCGCCGGGGTCACTGGCGTTTGGCGGTCAGGTCGAAGGATATGTCGACGGTGAAGCCGAGGGTGCCTTCGTCCTTTGTGCCGAGGCCGATGTTGAAGTCGCGCCGGTCGACGGTGAGGGCGCCGTTGGCGGTGGCGGTGTCGCCGTCGATGGTGAGGGTGAAGGGGAGCGTGACGGGGACAGATTGGTCCTTGATCGTCAGCGTGCCGTCGGCGACGTGGCCGTCTTCCTGCGCCATGATATCGGCGTTGAACGTTGCGGTTGGGTGGGTTTCGGCGGCGAAATAGTCGGGGCCCATGGCCTGATCGGTGACGGAGCCGAGGGTGAGGGAGGGGATGGAGACGGTGACGGTGACGTCGCCGTGCATGCCGTCGGCATCCGGGTCTTCGGAATAGGCGATCTCGGCGGTCCAGTCGGAGAAGGAGCCGGAGACGTCGGAGCCCATTTGCGAAACGGTGATGTCGAGGGAGCCGTTTTGCACCTGCCAGTCGCTTTCGACGGCTTCGAGGGCGGCGGTTTGGGTGGGTTCAGAACCGGCTTGGGGGAAGAGGCCCGCCGCGGCGCCGCCGCCGATGGCCAGTGCCCAGACCGCGAGGGCGGTGAGGACCGGCAGGGCGTGACCGGGCTGGCGTGGTGTGGGTTCGGCGCGGGTGCGGCCGGGGAGCATGCGGCGGAGGGTGGCGTCGCGGTCGATGCTGTGGTGCTTGATGGCGCCGAGGATGTGGAGGGTGATGGCGCCGATCAGCACCCATTGCAGGATGTAGTGCAGGGTGCCGGTGACCTGGGCCACGGTTTCGTCCTTGGGGACGAAGGGGAGCGACTGGCCGAAGGGCCACCAGATGGGTGCGAAGCCGGAGGTGGCGGCGTGGTGGATCCAGCCGGTGAGGGGGACGATGACGAGGGAGCCGTAGAGCAGCCAGTGGATGGTGTGGGCGAGCCAGGCCTCGGCGGGTTTGTCGCCGTTGAGGAGGCCTGTGCGGGGCTGGCCGAGGGCCCAGAGGATGCGCAGGAGGGCCGTGAAGAAGATGGTGACGCCGATGGTCTTGTGCAGCGAGAAGAGGAGCGCGGCGCGGGCGGTGTCGGCGTCGGTCGTGGCGATGTCGGGGTTCCGGACCGCATGGGCCAGGTCGCTGGCGATGAGGCCGAGCGGAATGACGGTGAGGATCAGCAGGGCGGTGAGCCAGTGGAAGGCCTTGGTGACGGCGCCGTAGCTGTCGTGGGAATTGGCGTAGGGCATGGGGTATCCGGTGAGCGAAAATATGTTGTGGGGGAGAGTAGGGGCCGCGGCGGCGGGAGCAACTGCAATCGGCGCACATTTCCGGTGCGCCGGGTGAGAGGCGTTGCCTCTGGACGGCGGGCAAGGTATCGGGGGGCACGATTTGGAGGGGATTGAGCATATGAGCCGAGCATTCGTATTTCCCGGGCAGGGCGCGCAGAGCATTGGCATGGGCCGCGACCTGGCCGAGGCCTATCCGGCGGCGAAGGCCGTGTTCGACGAGGTCGACGAGGCCCTGGGCGAGAAGCTGAGCGCGCTGATCTGGGAGGGGGAGGCCGACGAGCTGACCCTGACGCAGAACGCGCAGCCGGCGCTGATGGCGACGTCGCTGGCGGCGATGCGGGCGCTGGAGGCCGAGGGCGTGGGCGTGGAGGCCGCGGGCATGGTGGCCGGGCATTCGCTGGGCGAGTATTCGGCTTTGGCCGCGGCGGGCGCGCTGAGCGTGGCGGATACGGCGCGGTTGTTGCGGACAAGGGGCCGCGCGATGCAGGAGGCGGTGCCGGTGGGCGTGGGTGCGATGGCGGCCTTGCTGGGCATGGACCTGGAGGGTGCCAAGGCGCTGGCGGCGGATGCGGCAGGCGACCAGGTGCTGCAGGCCGCGAATGACAACGACCCCAGCCAGGTGGTGATTTCCGGGCACAAGGAGGCCGTGGAACGGGCCGTCGAGATGGCCAAGGAGCGGGGTGCCAAGCGCGCCATGCTGCTGCCGGTGAGCGCGCCGTTCCATTGCGCGCTGATGGAGCCCGCCGCGAAGGTGATGGAAGAGGCGCTGGCCGCGGTGGAGATTGCCGCACCGAAGGTGCCGCTGGTCGCCAATGTGCGGGCCGGGGCGGTGAGCGATCCGGCCGAGATCAGGGCGTTGCTGGTGGAGCAGGTCACGGGCTCGGTGCGGTGGCGCGAGTCGGTGGAGTTCATGAGCCGCGAGGGTGTGACCGAGGTCTGGGAGATTGGCGCCGGGAAAGCGTTGAGTGGCATGATCCGGCGGATCGACAAGGCGATTGCCTGCCGGGCCGTGGGCGCGCCGGCGGATGTGACCGCCGCGGCGGAGAGTTTGAAAGGTTAAGGCCGTAGGCCCCGGGGGATGCCCCCGGAGACAGGATGAACAGGGAGACCTAGATGTTTGATCTGACGGGAAAATATGCGCTGGTCACGGGTGCCTCGGGCGGCATCGGCGGCGCGATTGCCAAGGCGCTGCACGCGGCGGGCGCGACGGTGGGCCTGAGCGGCACGCGGGTCGAGCCGCTGGAGGCGCTGGCCAAGGAGCTGGGCGAGCGGGCGCATGTGCTGCCCTGCAACCTGGGCGATCCGGAGGCCGTCGATTCGCTGCCCAAGCAGGCGATCGAGGCGATGGGCGGCCTCGATATCCTTGTGAACAACGCGGGCGTGACGCGCGACCAGCTGTTCATGCGGATGTCGGACGAGGACTGGCAGACGGTTCTGGACGTGAACCTGACCGCGACGATGCGGCTGTGCCGGGCCGTGGTGCGGCCGATGATGAAGGCGCGCTGGGGCCGGATCATCAATATCAGCTCGGTCGTGGGCACCACCGGCAATGCGGGGCAGGTGAACTATGCCGCCTCGAAGGCCGGGATGGTGGGGATGACCAAGTCGATCGCCCACGAGGTGGCGAGCCGGGGCATCACCGCGAATGCCGTGGCACCCGGTTTCATCGCCACCGCGATGACCGAAAAGCTGTCGGATGCGCAGAAAGACGCGATCAATACGCAAATTCCCGCCGCGCGCATGGGCACGCCCGAGGAAATCGCCGCGGCGGTGCTTTACCTGGCCAGTCCGGAGGCCGGATATGTCACTGGCGCGACCTTGCATGTGAATGGCGGCATGGCCATGATTTAGGGCGTGACGCCTTGTAAATGCGCCGGTAAACCACAGGTTGGGAAAACATTTGCCAATCGCGCGCCATGTGCTATAGGCGGCGCAGTTTCGAACCGGGGGCGGGTGAATGTCTTGCCCGCCGACGCCCGCAGTGAACGGGCCGAATGAACCGCCCAGAGGGGCATAACCGAAGGCCGCTTCCCGGTGCGGGCAGGGGCGGAAAACGGGCCAGAGCGCCCGAGACAGAATGAGGAACAAAAACATGAGCGATATCGCAGACCGCGTGAAGAAGATCGTTGTCGAGCACCTTGGCGTGGAAGAGGACAAGGTGACGGAGAACGCTTCGTTCATCGACGATCTGGGCGCAGACAGCCTCGACACGGTCGAATTGGTCATGGCCTTTGAAGAAGAATTCGGCATCGAAATTCCCGATGACGCCGCCGAAACCATCCAGACCTTCGGCGACGCGGTCAAGTTCATCAGCGAAGCCCAGTAAGCCACGCGAGAACGACCGCAGGATTGCAGGCCCCCGCTTGAAAAGGCGGGGGCTTTTTGCATGCGCAGGTTGTGGCCGGGAAAGGCTGGACGGGGGCGGGTGGCGTTCTATTTGAGGCTGTGAGGCCGTTTACGGCGCTCATCATGCCGATTTGGAGATATACCCGAAATCGCATAGACTTCATTTTCCCCGCCGACCGCTGTGCTGGGCGGGGACAAGCCGAATCAAAAGGGCTATTTACATGATTATCTATCCCACCCTCGAACTTTATAACGGCAAGGTCGTGTCGCTGACGCGCGGACGGCTGGAGGAGCCGGTCATCTGGCATGTCGACCCGATCGAGACGGTCAAGAAATTCGCCGCCGACGGGGCGTCGTGGCTGCATGTCACCGATATCAACGCGCTGGCCGGCGACGGCGACAACAACGAGCTGCTGGAACAGATCATCCGCGCGGCGGGCATTCCGGTGCAGCTGGGCGGCGGGTTCCGGTCGCGCGACGGCGTGATGCGCTGGATCGACAAGGGCGCGGGCCGGGTCGTGATCGGCACGATGGCGGCGCATGACCCCGATGCGGTGAAGGAGCTGGCGAAATACTATCCCGACCAGATCGTTCTGGCGGTCGATATCTTCGACGGCTCGGTGATGACCGAAGGCTGGCGCACGCGCAGCGCCTTCGTGCCCGAGACCTATGTGGCCGCCTTCGAGGAAGCGCCGCTGGCGGGGATCATCGTGACCGATATCGACGCCGATATCGAGGATACCGATGGCAGCCTTGGCGTGATTTCCGGGCTGGCCAAGCAGACGCGGCATAACGTGATCGCCCGGGGCACCGTGCGCACCGCCGATGACGTGGCGCGGCTCAAATACATCCCCAATATCGAAGGGACGCTCATTGGCCGGGCGCTGCTTTCGAAGGACATCGACCTGAAGGAAGCGCTGGAAATCGCCGCCGCCGAGGGCGAGCCGATTGCGGAATTCCAGTAATCTCCGCAGGATGTGAACGAGCGGGGGCGCCGATGCGGGCGCCCCTTTTTCGTTGGGCTTGCCCCTTGGGGGCAAGGCACGGTATGAGCAGCGAACAGAGTTGAGAAAGGGCATATTATGCGTCGTGTCGTCGTCACAGGTCTGGGACTGGTTACGCCTCTGGCGGATGGGGTCGAGGAAACCTGGAAGCGCCTTCTGGAGGGAAAGTCCGGGGCGGGGCCGATCCAGAAATTCGATGCCAGCCGGGTGATCACCAAGTATGCCTGCGAAGTGCCCTATGGCGATGGCAGTGACGGGACGTTCAACCCCGACACCTACATGGAGCCGAAGGAGCAGCGGAAGGTCGATGATTTCATCCTTTACGGGATGGCCGCGGCCGACCAGGCGGTGAAGGATGCCGGCTGGACGCCCGAGGACGAGGAAAGCCTGCTGCGCACCGGCGTGATGATCGGGTCTGGCATCGGCGGCTTGCGCTCGATCGAGCAGACGACGCTTCTGATGCATGAGAAGGGCCCCAAGCGGGTGTCGCCCTTCTTCATTCCGGGCGCGCTGATCAACCTGGTCAGCGGGCAGGTGGGCATTCGGTACGGGTTCAAGGGGCCGAACCACGCGGTTGTGACGGCCTGTTCGACCGGCGCGCACGCGATCGGGGATGCGGCAAGGCTGATTCAGCATGGCGATGCCGAGGTGATGGTGGCCGGAGGCGCGGAATCGGCCATCTGCGAGATCGGGATTGCCGGGTTCAACGCCTGCAAGGCGCTGTCGACCAAGCGCGAGGACAACCCGCAGGCGGCAAGCCGCCCCTATGACGTGGACCGCGACGGGTTCGTCATGGGCGAGGGCGCGGGCGTGGTGGTGCTGGAGGAGTACGAGCACGCCGTGGCGCGGGGCGCGAAGATTTACGCGGAAATCCTTGGCTATGGCCTGTCGGGCGATGCCTATCACATCACCGCGCCGAGCGAGGATGGCGATGGCGGGTTCCGGGCCATGCAGGCGGCGCTGCGCAACGGGGGGCTCGACGCCTCTGAGGTGGATTACATCAACGCGCACGGTACCTCGACCATGGCCGACACGATCGAGCTGAAGGCGGTGGAGCGGATCCTGGGCAATGCGGCGAGCAAGGCGACGATGAGCTCGACCAAGTCGTCGACCGGGCACCTTCTGGGGGCCGCGGGGGCGATCGAGGCGATCTTCTCGATCCTGGCCATTCGCGACCAGGTGGCGCCGCCGACGATCAACCTCGACAACCCGGCGGTGGAGACGCCGCTTGATCTTGCGCCGAACGCGAAAGTCGAACGGAGTATCAGCGTGGTGATGTCGAACAGCTTCGGCTTTGGCGGCACCAACGCGTCGGTCGTCATGGGGGCGCCGCGCTGATGTGGCGGAACATTGCGTCGAATTTCCTGACGTTCCTGGTGGTCGTGGTGTTCCTGGTCGCCGGGGTGATCCTTTGGGGACAGAACGAATATAACGCGACCGGGCCGCTTGAGGGCTCGATCTGCCTGCGGGTGGAACGGGGCAGCAACATGCGGCGCGTGTCGGAGGACCTCGAGGCGCGGGGCGCGGTGAGCAGCAGCACGATCTTCCGGATCGGTGCGGATTACACCGGCAAGGACAGCCAGCTGAAAGCCGGAAGCTGGCTTATTCCCGAGGGCGCCACCATGGCGGAAGTGACCGATCTCGTCACCCGCGGCGGGGCCAGCACCTGTGGGACGGAGGTCGTCTATCGGATCGGGGTGACGCAGGTTCAGGCGCAGGTGCGCGAGCTGGACCCGGATACGGAGACCTACGAGGAGGTCGCGGAGTTCGACCTGCTGGGCGAGGAGGCCGCGCCGGCGGAGTATACCGACGTGGTGGCGCAGGCCGACACGCGGTTCCGGATCAACATTGCCGAGGGCGTGACCAGCTGGCAGATCGTCACTGCGCTGAACGCGGTGGACGTGATGGAAGGCGAGGTCGACGGCGTGCCCCCGGAAGGCAGCCTTGCGCCCACCAGCTACGAGGTGGAGCGCGGCGACGGGCGCGTGGCGCTGCTGGACCGGATGAAGGAGATCCAGAAGACGCGGCTGGCCGCGGCCTGGGAGGCGCGGGACGAGGACCTGCCGCTGGAAAGCC from the Roseovarius indicus genome contains:
- a CDS encoding YceI family protein translates to MKTTLMAAALAFAATGAVAAPVQYDLDSSHSQVVFTYEHLGYSTTYGMFSGFEGEIMFDQEDPANSSVEVSMPVRSMLTGWEERFQHFMSDDFFGAEEGDMITFVSTGIEVTGEDTANITGDLTIGDTTQEVVLDATLNQAGTHPMANKEWVGFDATTTVLRSDFGLDKFAPAISDEVQVMISIEAGKAE
- a CDS encoding TIGR00341 family protein codes for the protein MSLRQIIVSAPKDALPDILRQAEEHEALSTTATADLHNTDHVCVHILATQDHRQALLDRLQSLMGTRDDWRITLLPVETTIPFPEKEKEEEEDDATKDARKNRGGQSREEIYNNVWKQAQTDRNYLVFVVLSTVVAAFGMIADNVAVVVGAMVIAPLLGPNLALAVGVALGDGKLMGRAITTNAAGIAVALGLSLLIGAVWPVDAASKELMSRTQVGFDGMAIALASGAAAALSLVTGLSSALVGVMVAVALLPPTAAIGLFLGAGHPEFALGAALLLCVNVACVNLAAQVVMLSRGITPRTWFEKKQARRSSLINGGIWLGLLIALAVLLWVRTPVTG
- a CDS encoding cytochrome b/b6 domain-containing protein, whose protein sequence is MPYANSHDSYGAVTKAFHWLTALLILTVIPLGLIASDLAHAVRNPDIATTDADTARAALLFSLHKTIGVTIFFTALLRILWALGQPRTGLLNGDKPAEAWLAHTIHWLLYGSLVIVPLTGWIHHAATSGFAPIWWPFGQSLPFVPKDETVAQVTGTLHYILQWVLIGAITLHILGAIKHHSIDRDATLRRMLPGRTRAEPTPRQPGHALPVLTALAVWALAIGGGAAAGLFPQAGSEPTQTAALEAVESDWQVQNGSLDITVSQMGSDVSGSFSDWTAEIAYSEDPDADGMHGDVTVTVSIPSLTLGSVTDQAMGPDYFAAETHPTATFNADIMAQEDGHVADGTLTIKDQSVPVTLPFTLTIDGDTATANGALTVDRRDFNIGLGTKDEGTLGFTVDISFDLTAKRQ
- the fabD gene encoding ACP S-malonyltransferase; translated protein: MSRAFVFPGQGAQSIGMGRDLAEAYPAAKAVFDEVDEALGEKLSALIWEGEADELTLTQNAQPALMATSLAAMRALEAEGVGVEAAGMVAGHSLGEYSALAAAGALSVADTARLLRTRGRAMQEAVPVGVGAMAALLGMDLEGAKALAADAAGDQVLQAANDNDPSQVVISGHKEAVERAVEMAKERGAKRAMLLPVSAPFHCALMEPAAKVMEEALAAVEIAAPKVPLVANVRAGAVSDPAEIRALLVEQVTGSVRWRESVEFMSREGVTEVWEIGAGKALSGMIRRIDKAIACRAVGAPADVTAAAESLKG
- the fabG gene encoding 3-oxoacyl-[acyl-carrier-protein] reductase, translated to MFDLTGKYALVTGASGGIGGAIAKALHAAGATVGLSGTRVEPLEALAKELGERAHVLPCNLGDPEAVDSLPKQAIEAMGGLDILVNNAGVTRDQLFMRMSDEDWQTVLDVNLTATMRLCRAVVRPMMKARWGRIINISSVVGTTGNAGQVNYAASKAGMVGMTKSIAHEVASRGITANAVAPGFIATAMTEKLSDAQKDAINTQIPAARMGTPEEIAAAVLYLASPEAGYVTGATLHVNGGMAMI
- a CDS encoding acyl carrier protein translates to MSDIADRVKKIVVEHLGVEEDKVTENASFIDDLGADSLDTVELVMAFEEEFGIEIPDDAAETIQTFGDAVKFISEAQ
- a CDS encoding 1-(5-phosphoribosyl)-5-[(5-phosphoribosylamino)methylideneamino]imidazole-4-carboxamide isomerase, with the translated sequence MIIYPTLELYNGKVVSLTRGRLEEPVIWHVDPIETVKKFAADGASWLHVTDINALAGDGDNNELLEQIIRAAGIPVQLGGGFRSRDGVMRWIDKGAGRVVIGTMAAHDPDAVKELAKYYPDQIVLAVDIFDGSVMTEGWRTRSAFVPETYVAAFEEAPLAGIIVTDIDADIEDTDGSLGVISGLAKQTRHNVIARGTVRTADDVARLKYIPNIEGTLIGRALLSKDIDLKEALEIAAAEGEPIAEFQ
- the fabF gene encoding beta-ketoacyl-ACP synthase II codes for the protein MRRVVVTGLGLVTPLADGVEETWKRLLEGKSGAGPIQKFDASRVITKYACEVPYGDGSDGTFNPDTYMEPKEQRKVDDFILYGMAAADQAVKDAGWTPEDEESLLRTGVMIGSGIGGLRSIEQTTLLMHEKGPKRVSPFFIPGALINLVSGQVGIRYGFKGPNHAVVTACSTGAHAIGDAARLIQHGDAEVMVAGGAESAICEIGIAGFNACKALSTKREDNPQAASRPYDVDRDGFVMGEGAGVVVLEEYEHAVARGAKIYAEILGYGLSGDAYHITAPSEDGDGGFRAMQAALRNGGLDASEVDYINAHGTSTMADTIELKAVERILGNAASKATMSSTKSSTGHLLGAAGAIEAIFSILAIRDQVAPPTINLDNPAVETPLDLAPNAKVERSISVVMSNSFGFGGTNASVVMGAPR
- the mltG gene encoding endolytic transglycosylase MltG; this encodes MWRNIASNFLTFLVVVVFLVAGVILWGQNEYNATGPLEGSICLRVERGSNMRRVSEDLEARGAVSSSTIFRIGADYTGKDSQLKAGSWLIPEGATMAEVTDLVTRGGASTCGTEVVYRIGVTQVQAQVRELDPDTETYEEVAEFDLLGEEAAPAEYTDVVAQADTRFRINIAEGVTSWQIVTALNAVDVMEGEVDGVPPEGSLAPTSYEVERGDGRVALLDRMKEIQKTRLAAAWEARDEDLPLESPADVLILASIIEKETGLPDERGQVASVFVNRLRRGMRLQTDPTVIYGITNGEGTLGRGLRQSELRQATPYNTYVIAGLPPTPIANPGEASLMAAVQPAETDYVFFVADGSGGHAFAETLDEHNRNVARWREIEAQQQNQ